Proteins from a genomic interval of Gordonia sp. SL306:
- a CDS encoding NADH:flavin oxidoreductase/NADH oxidase, whose protein sequence is MTTSPALFDPLTIRDLEIPNRIWLAPMCQYSCFAGDGVPTDWHLVHLGARATGGFGLVLSEAAAVTPDGRISAQDAGIWNDAQAGAWRRITDFVHAQGATVGIQLAHAGRKASVYSPFAEHSGSVPAAEGGWTTVGPSPIAFDGFAEPVALSTDQIAEVVDAFANAARRADAAGFDVVEIHAAHGYLLHQFLSPLSNERNDSYGGSFDNRVRIVLEVAEAVRQAWPDGKPLFVRISATDWTEGGWTPADSGRLARLLRDRGVDLIDVSTGGNVEADIPVGPGYQVDFARSVHRESGIATAAVGLITQPDQAEKVAGDDDVTAVLLARAALREPAWPLRAAYELGVSHRDAPYPAQYSRGAWR, encoded by the coding sequence GTGACCACCAGTCCCGCTCTCTTCGACCCGCTGACCATCCGCGATCTCGAGATCCCCAACCGCATCTGGCTCGCCCCGATGTGCCAGTACAGTTGCTTCGCCGGTGACGGCGTGCCCACCGACTGGCACCTCGTGCACCTGGGTGCCCGGGCGACCGGGGGTTTCGGGCTCGTCCTGAGCGAAGCGGCGGCGGTGACGCCGGACGGACGCATCAGCGCTCAGGACGCAGGGATCTGGAACGACGCGCAGGCCGGGGCGTGGCGGCGGATCACCGATTTCGTGCACGCGCAGGGCGCTACGGTCGGCATCCAACTCGCACACGCCGGGCGCAAGGCGTCGGTGTATTCGCCTTTCGCCGAGCACTCCGGCAGCGTGCCCGCGGCCGAGGGTGGCTGGACCACGGTGGGACCGTCGCCGATCGCCTTCGACGGATTCGCCGAGCCGGTCGCGCTGAGCACCGACCAGATCGCCGAGGTGGTCGACGCGTTCGCGAACGCGGCCCGCCGCGCCGATGCCGCCGGTTTCGACGTTGTCGAGATCCATGCGGCGCACGGCTATCTGCTGCACCAGTTCCTGTCGCCGCTGTCCAACGAGCGGAACGACTCGTACGGCGGAAGTTTCGACAATCGCGTCCGGATCGTGCTCGAGGTGGCCGAGGCGGTCCGCCAGGCGTGGCCGGACGGCAAGCCGCTGTTCGTCCGCATCTCCGCCACGGACTGGACCGAGGGCGGATGGACTCCCGCGGACAGTGGCCGGCTCGCCCGGTTGCTCCGTGACCGCGGAGTCGACCTCATCGACGTGTCGACCGGCGGCAACGTGGAGGCCGACATCCCGGTGGGGCCCGGGTACCAGGTGGACTTCGCGCGCTCGGTACACCGTGAGTCCGGGATCGCCACCGCTGCAGTCGGGCTCATCACGCAGCCCGATCAGGCCGAGAAGGTCGCGGGCGACGACGACGTCACGGCGGTGTTGCTGGCACGCGCCGCGCTCCGTGAGCCCGCCTGGCCGTTGCGCGCCGCATACGAACTCGGGGTCTCACATCGGGACGCTCCGTACCCCGCCCAGTACTCCCGAGGCGCCTGGCGATAG
- a CDS encoding acyl-CoA dehydrogenase family protein, protein MDFTLTPEQQLLRDGLTKFLAARYDLTTSREVAKVGAGWQPEIWRSFADELGVIGACLPESVGGDDGGPEELMVVTESLGYALVIEPFVDSVVLGARLLERTGSDRALAVAAKIAAGTGVSALATIEDGSGGMLHHVATHAERSGDSWTLNGAKAVVTSAPIADHLIITARTSGDVRDRDGLSLFLVDLGGDAVPDGLSMHTVRTIDDRRAADITLTDLRLDADALIGPEGAAVPLLERAWDEATAAVVSEAVGAMRKVLDDTVEYAKQRQQFGAPIGSFQALQHRMVDMYIELEQAVAAQYYAILTLDAPPAERAAAVSAAKVTISRAARFIGQNAVQLHGGMGMTEELAIGHFFRRLTAIEYEFGSADAHVARFARLTAN, encoded by the coding sequence ATGGACTTCACACTCACCCCCGAACAGCAACTGCTCCGCGACGGCCTGACCAAATTCCTGGCCGCCCGCTACGACCTCACGACGAGCCGGGAGGTCGCCAAGGTCGGCGCCGGCTGGCAACCCGAGATCTGGCGTTCCTTCGCCGATGAACTCGGCGTGATCGGCGCCTGCCTGCCCGAATCGGTCGGCGGCGACGACGGCGGCCCAGAGGAACTCATGGTGGTCACCGAGTCGCTCGGATATGCACTCGTCATCGAGCCGTTCGTCGATTCGGTCGTCCTCGGCGCCCGGCTGCTCGAACGCACCGGCTCCGACCGCGCATTGGCCGTCGCAGCGAAGATCGCTGCCGGGACGGGAGTCTCGGCACTCGCGACGATCGAAGACGGCTCGGGCGGAATGCTCCATCATGTCGCCACCCACGCCGAACGGTCCGGGGACAGCTGGACCCTCAACGGTGCCAAGGCAGTGGTCACGTCGGCACCGATCGCCGACCACCTGATCATCACGGCGCGGACCTCGGGTGACGTCCGCGACCGCGACGGTCTGTCACTGTTCCTCGTCGACCTCGGCGGCGACGCGGTGCCCGACGGCCTGTCCATGCACACGGTTCGCACGATCGACGATCGGCGAGCCGCCGACATCACTCTCACCGATCTGCGGCTCGACGCCGACGCGCTCATCGGCCCAGAGGGCGCGGCTGTCCCCCTCCTCGAGCGGGCGTGGGACGAGGCGACCGCGGCGGTCGTCTCGGAGGCCGTCGGCGCGATGCGGAAGGTCCTCGACGACACGGTCGAGTACGCGAAGCAGCGGCAGCAGTTCGGGGCCCCGATCGGGAGCTTCCAGGCACTGCAGCACCGGATGGTCGACATGTACATCGAGCTCGAACAGGCAGTGGCCGCACAGTATTACGCGATTCTCACGCTCGATGCGCCACCGGCCGAGCGAGCGGCCGCGGTTTCCGCGGCGAAGGTGACGATCAGCCGGGCGGCCCGCTTCATCGGACAGAACGCCGTCCAGCTGCACGGGGGCATGGGCATGACCGAGGAGCTGGCCATCGGCCACTTCTTCCGCCGGCTCACCGCGATCGAGTACGAGTTCGGTTCGGCCGACGCGCATGTGGCGAGGTTTGCGCGGCTTACGGCGAACTGA
- a CDS encoding YiaA/YiaB family inner membrane protein, which yields MSTSNEIPQTVTTAAFYAQAAIAFGVSLATAIVGILYLPLDPWQRGFLAITLLFLTSSTFTLAKVVRDRQEQTTVRARLDEARMDKIMADHDPFNRVA from the coding sequence ATGAGCACCTCGAACGAGATCCCCCAGACCGTCACCACCGCCGCGTTTTACGCCCAGGCCGCCATCGCCTTCGGGGTCAGCCTCGCGACCGCGATCGTCGGCATCCTCTACCTCCCCCTCGACCCGTGGCAGCGAGGCTTCCTCGCGATCACGCTTCTGTTCCTCACCTCGAGCACGTTCACGCTGGCGAAGGTCGTCCGCGATCGGCAGGAACAGACGACGGTCCGCGCCCGACTCGACGAGGCACGGATGGACAAGATCATGGCCGACCACGATCCCTTCAACCGCGTCGCCTGA
- a CDS encoding acyl-CoA dehydrogenase family protein: MDMTWSDADIAFRDEVREFLEANLTPELRAAGRLSTSVYADHEASMAWQAILHERGWAAPAWPVEYGGCDWTLTQHYIFSRESVLAGAPALSPMGIRMVSHAIMAFGTQEQKDHFLPGILDGSVFFCQGYSEPEAGSDLASLSMAAVSDGDDLVVTGSKIWTTHAAEANWIFCLVRTSRQERKQQGITFVLIDMRSPGIEIQPLVMASGEQIQAQVFFDGVRVPKANVLGSIDDGWTVAKYLLIFERGGGAVAPALQVMCEHISERAATVTGPSGAPLIDEPAFAAKLADAQIRAKVLEVLEYRALAAMSSGGDAGSVASMLKILGTELSQHITELDLEAAGPHGRVYQPHAAVPGGPIAQYEAPADGYVSGETWQAVAPLHYLNDRAGSIYAGSNEIQRNILAKAALGLG; encoded by the coding sequence ATGGATATGACGTGGTCGGATGCCGACATCGCGTTCCGCGACGAGGTACGTGAGTTCCTCGAAGCCAACCTCACGCCCGAGTTGCGTGCCGCAGGCCGTTTGAGCACCAGCGTGTATGCCGATCACGAGGCATCCATGGCCTGGCAGGCCATCCTGCACGAGCGCGGCTGGGCCGCACCGGCGTGGCCCGTCGAGTACGGCGGTTGCGACTGGACCCTCACCCAGCACTACATCTTCAGCCGGGAGTCCGTCCTCGCCGGTGCACCTGCCCTGTCCCCCATGGGCATTCGCATGGTCTCCCACGCGATCATGGCCTTCGGTACGCAGGAGCAGAAGGATCACTTCCTGCCCGGCATCCTCGACGGCAGCGTCTTCTTCTGTCAGGGCTACTCCGAGCCGGAGGCAGGCTCTGATCTCGCGTCCCTGTCCATGGCCGCGGTCAGCGACGGCGACGACCTGGTGGTCACCGGCAGCAAGATCTGGACCACCCACGCGGCAGAGGCCAACTGGATCTTCTGCCTGGTCCGGACGTCGCGGCAGGAGCGCAAGCAGCAGGGCATCACCTTCGTGCTCATCGACATGCGTTCGCCGGGTATCGAGATCCAGCCGTTGGTGATGGCGTCGGGCGAGCAGATCCAGGCACAGGTGTTCTTCGACGGCGTGCGAGTGCCGAAGGCCAACGTGCTCGGCAGCATCGACGACGGCTGGACCGTCGCCAAGTACCTCCTCATCTTCGAACGCGGCGGTGGCGCGGTCGCACCCGCACTCCAGGTGATGTGCGAGCACATCTCCGAACGTGCCGCCACCGTGACCGGACCATCGGGGGCGCCGCTCATCGATGAGCCGGCGTTCGCTGCCAAACTCGCGGACGCACAGATCCGGGCCAAGGTCCTCGAGGTGCTCGAGTACCGCGCCCTCGCCGCGATGAGCTCGGGCGGCGACGCCGGTTCGGTGGCGTCGATGCTGAAGATCCTGGGAACCGAACTCAGTCAGCACATCACCGAACTCGACCTCGAGGCGGCCGGTCCACACGGCCGGGTCTACCAGCCACACGCGGCCGTACCCGGCGGGCCGATCGCGCAGTACGAGGCACCCGCCGACGGCTACGTCAGCGGCGAGACCTGGCAGGCGGTGGCTCCATTGCACTACCTCAACGACCGCGCGGGATCGATCTACGCGGGCAGCAACGAGATCCAGCGCAACATCCTCGCCAAAGCCGCCCTCGGACTCGGTTAG
- a CDS encoding acetyl-CoA acetyltransferase, giving the protein MPRSAQLSELDPNTPVVVGVGQASERLTDTGYEGLSEADLAARAVEAALTDSGVAAPSIAAEIDTVVGVRTFEESSPLSTSPLGRPDNMPRAVAKRIGMDPRRAVVGVTGGQSPQSLLTEFAVEIQAGRSTAAVLFGAEIMSTVRHLMSTTPEDRRPDLSEQVGGQLEDRGYAIAGLTSHQEAKHGLIAPMTQYAVLENARRHRLGLGRDEYARTMGELFAPLSQIAAGNPHAAAPTARGADELVTVGDDNRVVADPFTRLLVARDQVNQAAAAVILSVGQARALGVDPSRWVFLHGHADVREQTLMKRPDLSTGPAAAAAVSHALDVAEIGLDDVSFVDIYSCFPIAVSNVIDPLGITADDARGLTLTGGLPFFGGPGNNYSLHAIAEAVERVRTAPESYALVVANGGILSKTSVGVYSARPDAWHPADSAGVQEEVDSAPTVRPIDYADGPATIETFTVVPGKDGRRKGVVIGRVTDGARFVANVDEDDDAMFDMLAADDPVGTRVYVRSSASGNRVYTSRAAMVRRHPPTAPAFREQYEHVEIRRDGHLLEVTINRPEARNALNPAANAELDAIFDAYFADPELWVAILTGAGDKAFSAGNDLAQTSGAGLEVPKNGFAGLTSRRHRPKPVIAAVNGYALGGGCEIALACHVVVADEHATFGLPEVKVGLAAVAGGLVRLPAAVGGALARDMILTGRRLDASEAMSAGLVSRIAPAGEVMSLARAVADEVLTSSPTSVRESLRAMESAAVIPDEIDAIDATSTALDSLLVSQDTIEGITAFVSKRSPRWTGR; this is encoded by the coding sequence ATGCCACGATCCGCTCAGCTGTCCGAACTCGACCCGAACACCCCGGTGGTCGTGGGTGTCGGCCAGGCCTCCGAGCGGTTGACCGACACCGGCTACGAAGGATTGAGCGAGGCCGACCTCGCCGCCCGCGCGGTCGAGGCGGCACTGACCGACTCCGGCGTCGCGGCACCATCCATCGCGGCCGAGATCGACACGGTGGTCGGTGTGCGGACCTTCGAGGAGTCGAGTCCGCTCTCCACCTCGCCCCTCGGCCGACCCGACAACATGCCGCGCGCGGTCGCCAAGCGGATCGGGATGGATCCACGGCGCGCGGTCGTCGGGGTGACGGGCGGGCAGAGCCCCCAGAGCCTGCTGACCGAGTTCGCGGTGGAGATCCAGGCCGGACGGTCCACGGCCGCAGTGCTCTTCGGCGCCGAGATCATGTCGACCGTCCGCCATCTCATGTCGACCACCCCCGAAGACCGACGACCCGATCTCTCGGAACAGGTGGGCGGTCAACTCGAGGACCGCGGCTATGCGATCGCGGGCCTCACCTCACACCAGGAGGCCAAGCACGGCCTCATCGCGCCGATGACGCAATATGCCGTCCTCGAGAACGCGCGCCGCCATCGACTCGGTCTCGGCCGCGACGAGTACGCGCGCACCATGGGCGAGTTGTTCGCGCCACTGTCACAGATCGCGGCCGGTAACCCGCATGCTGCCGCGCCGACGGCGCGTGGCGCCGACGAGCTTGTCACCGTGGGCGATGACAACCGCGTGGTGGCAGACCCGTTCACGCGCCTGCTGGTCGCTCGCGACCAGGTCAATCAGGCCGCGGCCGCCGTGATCCTATCGGTCGGTCAGGCCCGAGCGCTCGGTGTCGACCCATCACGATGGGTGTTCCTGCACGGGCACGCCGACGTCCGCGAGCAGACCCTCATGAAGCGCCCGGACCTCAGCACGGGGCCGGCCGCTGCGGCCGCCGTCAGCCACGCCCTCGACGTCGCCGAGATCGGCCTCGACGACGTGTCGTTCGTCGACATCTACAGTTGCTTCCCCATCGCGGTCTCCAACGTGATCGACCCACTCGGGATCACCGCTGACGATGCCCGCGGGCTGACCCTCACCGGCGGCCTCCCCTTCTTCGGCGGCCCGGGCAACAATTACTCGCTGCACGCGATCGCCGAGGCCGTGGAACGGGTCCGGACCGCGCCCGAGTCGTACGCGTTGGTCGTCGCCAACGGTGGCATCCTCAGCAAGACATCGGTCGGCGTCTACAGTGCGCGGCCCGACGCGTGGCATCCGGCGGATTCGGCCGGTGTGCAGGAAGAGGTCGACAGCGCGCCGACCGTCCGGCCTATCGACTACGCCGACGGTCCCGCGACCATCGAGACCTTCACGGTTGTCCCGGGCAAGGACGGTCGCCGGAAGGGCGTCGTGATCGGTCGCGTGACCGACGGCGCACGGTTCGTCGCCAACGTCGACGAAGACGACGACGCGATGTTCGACATGCTCGCCGCCGACGATCCGGTGGGTACGCGCGTCTACGTCCGATCGTCTGCGAGCGGCAACCGGGTCTACACCAGCCGGGCCGCGATGGTCCGCCGCCACCCGCCGACGGCGCCGGCATTCCGTGAGCAGTACGAGCATGTCGAGATCCGACGCGACGGTCACCTCCTCGAGGTCACCATCAATCGGCCCGAGGCCCGCAATGCGCTGAATCCGGCCGCCAACGCCGAACTCGACGCGATCTTCGACGCCTACTTCGCCGATCCCGAACTGTGGGTGGCCATCCTGACCGGCGCAGGCGACAAGGCATTCTCCGCGGGCAACGACCTCGCACAGACGTCCGGCGCGGGACTGGAGGTACCGAAGAACGGATTCGCCGGCCTCACCTCGCGACGTCATCGGCCCAAGCCGGTCATCGCGGCGGTCAACGGCTACGCGCTGGGCGGCGGGTGCGAGATCGCGCTCGCATGTCATGTCGTCGTGGCCGATGAGCACGCCACCTTCGGACTGCCGGAGGTCAAGGTGGGTCTCGCCGCGGTCGCAGGCGGCCTCGTGCGGCTGCCCGCGGCGGTCGGCGGCGCCCTTGCGCGCGACATGATCCTGACCGGACGACGTCTCGACGCGTCCGAGGCCATGTCGGCCGGACTGGTGAGCAGGATCGCGCCTGCCGGTGAGGTGATGTCGCTGGCACGCGCGGTCGCCGACGAAGTGCTGACGAGTTCGCCCACGTCGGTGCGCGAATCGCTGCGGGCGATGGAGTCGGCCGCGGTGATCCCTGACGAGATCGACGCCATCGACGCGACCTCGACCGCCCTCGACAGTCTCCTGGTCAGCCAGGACACCATCGAGGGCATCACGGCCTTCGTGTCAAAACGATCGCCGCGCTGGACGGGTCGCTGA
- a CDS encoding acyl-CoA dehydrogenase family protein, with translation MTAHVTATTDRSSYTDAELDEIFSPVFARIAEGAVRREVDRRLAHDEVGWLNEVGFGALRVPVEFGGYGASVRQLFRLLIDLAGAESNLPQALRVHWSFVEDQLVSSATATRERWLRAVADGTLVGNAITEPGVGAIDRYQTRLTADGDSWRLDGTKYYSTGSLYADHILVAADQDGERVSVLVAGDAAGVTQHDDWDGFGQRLTASGTTEFAGVAVSADQILGPGYGVGGRTYATSYLQLVQLAVLAGIAQRALDDTSAWVRDRTRTYTHALADLPRHDPLVQQVIGRLSSAAYTARTLVLDIAAELDELLDAGGQDEQLLDRVEFDVARAQQAVISTVLDATTQLFEVGGASITSESLRLDRHWRNARTISVHNPLIYKLQAIGDHVLNGADLPYAWSAGRR, from the coding sequence GTGACCGCGCATGTGACCGCGACGACCGACCGGAGCTCGTATACAGATGCCGAGCTCGACGAGATCTTCTCTCCCGTGTTCGCACGGATCGCCGAGGGCGCGGTGCGGCGCGAGGTGGATCGTCGTCTGGCCCATGACGAGGTCGGATGGCTGAACGAGGTCGGGTTCGGCGCACTGCGGGTGCCCGTCGAGTTCGGCGGCTACGGCGCATCGGTGCGCCAGCTGTTCCGTCTGCTCATCGATCTGGCCGGTGCCGAATCAAATCTGCCGCAGGCTCTGCGGGTGCACTGGTCCTTCGTCGAGGATCAGCTGGTGTCCTCGGCCACGGCCACCCGTGAACGGTGGCTGCGGGCGGTCGCCGACGGGACGCTGGTGGGCAATGCCATCACCGAACCGGGCGTCGGCGCGATCGATCGCTACCAGACCAGGCTCACCGCCGACGGTGACTCCTGGCGCCTCGACGGCACCAAGTACTACAGCACCGGCAGTCTGTACGCCGACCACATCCTGGTCGCTGCCGACCAGGACGGGGAGCGGGTCTCGGTGCTCGTCGCCGGCGATGCGGCGGGGGTCACCCAGCATGACGACTGGGACGGCTTCGGCCAGCGTCTGACGGCCAGCGGCACAACGGAGTTCGCCGGTGTCGCGGTTTCGGCCGACCAGATCCTCGGTCCTGGTTACGGAGTCGGGGGCCGGACCTACGCGACCTCGTATCTCCAGTTGGTGCAGCTCGCCGTGCTGGCCGGGATCGCCCAGCGCGCCCTCGACGACACCTCCGCCTGGGTGCGTGATCGCACGCGCACCTACACCCATGCGCTCGCCGACCTGCCCCGGCACGACCCGCTGGTGCAGCAGGTGATCGGCCGGCTGTCGTCGGCGGCCTACACGGCACGCACGCTCGTCCTGGACATCGCCGCGGAACTCGACGAACTCCTCGACGCAGGCGGGCAGGACGAGCAACTCCTGGATCGAGTCGAATTCGATGTCGCCCGCGCGCAGCAGGCCGTGATCTCCACGGTCCTCGATGCGACGACGCAGCTGTTCGAGGTCGGGGGAGCGTCGATCACGTCCGAGTCGCTGCGTCTCGACCGGCACTGGCGCAACGCGCGCACCATCTCCGTGCACAATCCCCTGATCTACAAGCTGCAGGCCATCGGCGATCACGTACTCAACGGCGCTGATCTGCCGTACGCGTGGAGTGCGGGCCGCCGCTAG
- a CDS encoding enoyl-CoA hydratase gives MSIAVTTDASLGVITLDDERRRNPLSTETMRSVTEALRQFDADRDVRVIIVRALGPAFSAGHDLGELLDRTLEDERAVFAVCTDLMSAIHAVRQPVIAEVAGMAFAAGCQLVATCDLAVAGESARFSTPGVRIGLFCSTPMVALTRAIGRKRAMKMLLTGDAVDAATAADWGLVNDVVEDSELPTAVRDLALRIAGSSASTLAIGKAAFYQQVDRAEDEAYLLMQETMATNAMTCDAQEGMSAFLEKRTPVWTDS, from the coding sequence ATGTCCATTGCTGTCACCACCGACGCTTCGCTCGGTGTCATCACTCTCGACGACGAGCGCCGTCGCAATCCGCTCTCGACCGAGACGATGCGGTCCGTCACCGAGGCGCTACGACAGTTCGACGCGGACCGGGACGTACGGGTGATCATCGTCCGCGCACTCGGTCCGGCCTTCTCCGCGGGCCATGATCTCGGTGAACTCCTCGACCGCACTCTCGAGGACGAGCGGGCTGTCTTTGCCGTGTGCACGGACTTGATGTCCGCGATCCACGCGGTACGGCAACCGGTGATCGCCGAGGTCGCCGGAATGGCCTTCGCTGCGGGCTGCCAGCTCGTCGCCACCTGCGACCTCGCCGTTGCCGGTGAGTCGGCCCGGTTCAGCACGCCCGGCGTGCGGATCGGTTTGTTCTGCTCGACGCCGATGGTCGCCCTGACGAGGGCGATCGGGCGAAAGCGGGCGATGAAGATGCTGCTCACCGGTGACGCCGTCGACGCGGCCACCGCGGCCGACTGGGGCCTGGTCAACGATGTGGTCGAAGACAGCGAACTTCCGACGGCCGTCAGGGATCTGGCGTTACGGATCGCAGGATCGAGTGCGTCGACCCTGGCGATCGGCAAGGCGGCGTTCTATCAGCAGGTGGACCGCGCAGAGGACGAGGCCTACCTGCTGATGCAGGAGACCATGGCGACCAACGCGATGACCTGCGACGCTCAGGAAGGCATGTCGGCTTTCCTGGAGAAGCGGACGCCGGTATGGACGGACTCGTGA
- a CDS encoding AI-2E family transporter → MTVEQPEADPTQGWSIPRGTIVLLSITGLIVTVGGMKAVSGLVGPVFLALMLTVAVQPIPAWLRRKGCPTWLAFVATLLAVYGILLVLFGSLVFSIARLATILPEYSDKFQQLLDNFQKFLTDHGVSQEQVHNMIQHIDPGKAIGYVGDLLESTLSVASALILVITVLLFMAADAISFDKRIAVLRGQRADIAMAFSSFARGTRSYLLVSTVFGLIVAVLDTGALWLLGVPLPILWGLLSFITNYIPNIGFVIGVIPPALLALLDGGVGQMLLVIVVYSAINIVIQSVIQPKFVGDAVGLSTTLTFLSLVFWAWVIGPLGAILAVPLTLMSKALLIDIDPSTRWVDVLLASSAPKDQPTPADESPDPPEEPGGSAGPETGGPEASGPDGPGSTDSGGTTQPA, encoded by the coding sequence ATGACAGTTGAGCAACCCGAAGCCGATCCGACGCAGGGGTGGTCGATACCCCGCGGCACGATCGTGCTGCTCTCTATCACCGGGCTGATCGTCACCGTCGGAGGGATGAAGGCGGTCTCCGGCCTCGTCGGCCCGGTCTTCCTCGCGCTGATGCTGACCGTCGCCGTCCAGCCGATCCCCGCATGGCTGCGCCGCAAGGGGTGCCCCACGTGGCTCGCCTTTGTGGCGACACTCCTTGCCGTCTACGGAATCTTGTTGGTGCTCTTCGGTTCCCTGGTCTTCTCCATCGCCAGACTCGCGACGATCCTGCCCGAGTACTCCGACAAGTTCCAGCAGTTGCTCGACAACTTCCAGAAGTTCCTCACCGACCACGGGGTCAGCCAGGAACAAGTGCACAACATGATTCAGCACATCGACCCGGGAAAGGCGATCGGCTACGTCGGCGATCTGCTGGAGAGCACGCTCTCGGTCGCGTCGGCGTTGATCCTGGTGATCACCGTGCTGCTGTTCATGGCGGCGGATGCGATCTCGTTCGACAAGCGGATCGCGGTGTTGCGCGGTCAACGTGCCGACATTGCAATGGCTTTCAGCAGCTTCGCGCGGGGAACGCGCAGCTATCTGCTGGTGTCGACGGTGTTCGGCCTGATCGTGGCGGTCCTCGACACCGGCGCGCTGTGGCTGCTCGGGGTACCGCTGCCGATCCTGTGGGGTCTGCTGTCGTTCATCACCAACTACATCCCCAACATCGGGTTCGTCATCGGTGTGATCCCGCCTGCCCTGCTCGCCCTGCTCGACGGTGGCGTAGGGCAGATGCTGCTGGTGATCGTCGTCTACAGCGCGATCAACATCGTGATCCAGTCGGTGATCCAGCCGAAGTTCGTCGGAGACGCGGTCGGTCTGTCGACCACGCTAACCTTCCTGTCGTTGGTGTTCTGGGCGTGGGTGATCGGACCGCTCGGCGCCATTCTCGCGGTCCCGCTGACCCTGATGTCGAAGGCTCTGCTGATCGACATCGACCCATCCACCCGCTGGGTCGATGTCCTGCTCGCGTCGTCGGCGCCCAAGGATCAGCCGACGCCGGCAGACGAATCCCCCGACCCGCCCGAGGAGCCCGGCGGCTCCGCAGGCCCCGAGACCGGTGGCCCCGAGGCAAGCGGTCCCGACGGTCCCGGAAGCACCGATTCCGGCGGGACTACTCAGCCCGCCTGA